One Chitinivibrionales bacterium genomic region harbors:
- a CDS encoding acylphosphatase: MPDKRISIVVSGRVQGVGFRFFTQNLAEQYRLSGWVRNRSDGKVEMEAQGNENSLNSFTEELQMGPSAGNVTDMQVNEMPHRESEDGFSIRY; encoded by the coding sequence ATGCCAGATAAACGTATATCAATCGTCGTTTCCGGCCGAGTACAGGGTGTGGGGTTTCGCTTTTTTACCCAGAATCTTGCCGAGCAGTACCGTCTGAGCGGCTGGGTGCGAAATCGGAGCGATGGCAAGGTTGAAATGGAAGCTCAGGGGAATGAAAACTCCCTCAACAGTTTCACGGAGGAACTTCAAATGGGGCCCTCCGCCGGAAATGTCACCGACATGCAGGTGAATGAAATGCCTCATAGAGAGTCCGAAGATGGTTTTTCTATCAGATATTAG
- a CDS encoding DUF2905 family protein — protein METGRFLIIAGAVIIVIGLLFLAADKIPLGRLPGDFKFGNERVKIYIPLATCLLLSVIITLVVNFFSRK, from the coding sequence ATGGAAACAGGACGATTCTTAATAATTGCCGGTGCGGTAATTATCGTTATCGGATTGTTGTTTTTGGCAGCCGATAAGATACCCCTGGGAAGACTTCCGGGCGATTTCAAATTTGGCAATGAACGGGTGAAAATTTATATTCCTTTAGCAACCTGTTTGTTGCTCAGTGTGATTATTACGCTGGTGGTCAATTTCTTTTCCCGTAAATAA
- the ruvB gene encoding Holliday junction branch migration DNA helicase RuvB — translation MNNKDDDRIITGQNRNGDEEFEATLRPQSFDEFVGQEKLKDNLRIFVAAARKRGEALDHILLCGPPGLGKTTLARILANELGVSIVATSGPVLEKKGDLAGNLTNLQERELLFVDEIHRLNRVVEEALYPAMEDFIFDITIGEGPAARSVQLPLKKFTLAGATTRAGMLTAPMRGRFGYVGRLEYYTARDLEVIALRSAKILGVECDEKAALELGKRARGTPRIVNRLLRRCRDVADIKGQGNVTHDIVCQTLAMLGVDDDGLDDMDRRILKSMIDNYRGGPVGLTTIAVVVGEEPDTIEEVYEPFLIQSGFLKRTPRGRVVTDKAYKYFNIMPNKGNRSQQELF, via the coding sequence ATGAATAATAAAGACGACGATAGAATTATTACCGGCCAAAACCGGAATGGGGACGAGGAATTCGAAGCCACCCTTCGGCCGCAGTCCTTCGATGAATTTGTTGGACAGGAGAAGCTGAAGGATAATTTGCGCATTTTTGTTGCTGCGGCAAGAAAGAGGGGGGAGGCATTGGATCATATTCTTCTGTGCGGACCACCTGGTCTGGGGAAAACAACCCTTGCCCGGATTCTTGCCAACGAGCTTGGTGTTTCGATTGTTGCGACATCGGGACCGGTGCTTGAGAAAAAAGGCGATCTTGCCGGCAATCTGACCAATCTTCAGGAACGGGAGTTACTTTTTGTCGACGAAATCCACCGGCTCAATCGGGTTGTTGAAGAAGCTCTCTATCCTGCAATGGAAGATTTCATTTTCGATATTACTATTGGTGAAGGTCCTGCTGCGCGGTCGGTCCAGTTGCCCCTTAAGAAGTTTACTCTGGCGGGTGCTACAACCCGGGCGGGAATGCTTACTGCTCCCATGCGGGGGCGGTTCGGGTATGTAGGGCGGCTGGAGTATTATACTGCCCGCGATCTTGAGGTGATCGCACTTCGGTCGGCAAAAATTCTTGGAGTCGAATGTGATGAAAAGGCTGCCCTGGAACTTGGGAAACGGGCCCGGGGGACCCCGCGGATTGTGAACAGACTCCTCAGGCGGTGCCGTGATGTCGCCGATATCAAGGGGCAGGGCAACGTTACGCATGATATCGTTTGTCAGACCCTTGCCATGCTTGGAGTTGATGATGACGGTCTCGATGATATGGACCGGAGAATCCTCAAGTCGATGATAGATAATTACCGGGGTGGTCCGGTGGGGCTGACTACTATTGCCGTTGTTGTCGGTGAAGAACCCGATACGATTGAAGAGGTCTATGAGCCCTTTTTAATCCAATCCGGATTTCTCAAGCGAACGCCCCGAGGAAGGGTTGTCACCGATAAGGCATATAAATATTTTAATATTATGCCCAATAAAGGAAACCGCTCCCAGCAGGAGCTGTTTTAA
- the ruvA gene encoding Holliday junction branch migration protein RuvA — protein sequence MINYIKGILADKSPADITVEAQGVGYGISIPLSTYEKLPSVDNEVKILTHHYVREDSQKLFGFSTASERDVFRCLIGISSIGPKVALAILSGVSVEDLAYSVNLSDSSRLKSISGVGPKTAQRIVMELKGKLGPVIGDALPQGKADTKKPQNSDLKIRNEAYEAMISLGYAEKQVQNAITRVEKVIDPVSPVEEWIKKALQVI from the coding sequence ATGATTAATTACATAAAAGGGATACTGGCCGACAAATCACCGGCCGACATAACGGTTGAAGCGCAAGGCGTAGGCTATGGGATTTCGATTCCCCTGTCGACCTACGAAAAACTGCCGTCGGTAGACAATGAGGTCAAAATACTGACCCATCATTATGTTCGTGAAGATTCCCAGAAGCTGTTCGGGTTTTCTACGGCAAGTGAGCGCGATGTATTCCGGTGTCTGATCGGGATCAGCAGTATCGGCCCCAAGGTAGCATTGGCAATACTCTCGGGGGTTTCCGTTGAAGATCTGGCCTATTCGGTCAATCTTTCAGATTCCTCACGGCTCAAATCGATCAGCGGCGTGGGACCGAAAACCGCCCAGCGGATTGTAATGGAACTGAAGGGAAAACTCGGGCCGGTTATCGGTGATGCACTTCCTCAGGGAAAGGCCGACACGAAAAAGCCGCAGAATTCCGATTTAAAGATCCGCAATGAAGCCTATGAAGCGATGATTTCCCTTGGGTATGCCGAAAAACAGGTACAGAATGCCATAACCCGGGTGGAGAAAGTTATCGATCCGGTCTCGCCTGTCGAAGAGTGGATTAAAAAAGCACTGCAGGTAATATGA
- the ruvC gene encoding crossover junction endodeoxyribonuclease RuvC, with the protein MIVFGVDPGTAITGYGVITVTNNTIAWKDSGVIRTKARAELSEKLVDIYDKIFEKLIEHSPDCVCVEQAFYGKNVHTTLLLGHARGVVLLAAKKAKVTIVEYSPREIKKAVVGKGNAQKEQVAYMVKFLVSPPIEHTATDAYDALAAALCGYYNYNSILR; encoded by the coding sequence ATGATTGTTTTTGGTGTAGATCCAGGAACGGCTATTACCGGATATGGGGTCATTACGGTTACCAATAATACGATAGCCTGGAAAGATTCCGGAGTGATTCGCACCAAGGCCCGTGCAGAGCTTTCGGAAAAACTGGTGGATATTTATGACAAAATATTCGAAAAACTTATCGAGCATTCACCCGACTGTGTCTGTGTGGAGCAGGCTTTTTACGGAAAAAATGTTCATACCACTCTTCTTTTGGGGCACGCCCGGGGGGTGGTGCTTTTAGCGGCGAAAAAAGCGAAGGTGACCATTGTTGAATATTCTCCCCGGGAAATCAAGAAAGCGGTGGTGGGGAAAGGAAACGCGCAGAAAGAGCAGGTAGCCTATATGGTAAAATTTCTGGTATCACCGCCCATCGAGCATACTGCAACCGATGCCTATGATGCCTTGGCGGCAGCCCTGTGCGGGTATTATAATTATAATTCAATACTAAGGTGA
- a CDS encoding YebC/PmpR family DNA-binding transcriptional regulator yields the protein MSGHSKWATIKRQKGKADAARGKIFNRLIREITIAARIGGGDPDANPRLRSAIATARTQNMPNKNIENAIQKGTGQLEGVNYEEVTFEGYGPAGVAVIIETMTDNKNRTVAEVRHVLTKTGGNLGTANSVNWMFNSVGLIRVAKDNIDEDAVMEVALEAGAEDISTQDDAYEVSTTVDNFESVRSALENANMPILSAEVTKVPQNTINVEGETAQKVLKLIDALDDLDDTQNVYANFDISEEEMEKIG from the coding sequence ATGTCCGGACATTCCAAATGGGCCACGATAAAGCGGCAGAAAGGCAAGGCCGATGCTGCCCGTGGGAAAATTTTCAATCGTCTTATTCGGGAAATTACTATTGCCGCTCGAATCGGTGGCGGTGATCCTGATGCCAATCCTCGTCTCCGGTCGGCAATCGCAACTGCCCGGACGCAGAATATGCCCAACAAAAATATCGAAAATGCCATACAGAAAGGGACTGGGCAGCTCGAAGGAGTCAATTATGAAGAAGTCACCTTTGAAGGATATGGTCCGGCCGGCGTTGCGGTTATTATTGAGACCATGACCGATAATAAAAACCGGACTGTCGCCGAGGTCCGTCATGTACTCACCAAAACCGGTGGAAATCTGGGAACCGCCAATTCGGTAAACTGGATGTTCAATTCTGTTGGCCTTATCCGAGTGGCAAAGGATAATATCGATGAAGATGCTGTTATGGAAGTTGCTTTGGAAGCGGGCGCCGAAGATATTTCCACGCAGGATGATGCCTATGAAGTCTCGACCACTGTCGATAACTTTGAATCTGTTCGTTCCGCACTCGAAAACGCCAACATGCCGATTTTATCCGCAGAGGTAACGAAAGTTCCGCAAAATACCATTAACGTGGAAGGCGAAACAGCTCAGAAAGTTCTCAAGCTTATCGATGCGCTTGATGACCTGGATGACACTCAGAATGTTTATGCCAATTTCGATATCAGCGAAGAAGAGATGGAGAAAATTGGATAA
- a CDS encoding glutamate racemase, with product MSDSRPIGIFDSGLGGLTVAKEIFRIMPREKVIYLGDTARFPYGGRSKETIGAFAEQDAHFLIPSDIKLLIVACNTVSSVALKQVQKIDHEMPVIGVVLPGAKASVMRTAEKKIGIIGTNATVNASAYTKAIADIDASVRVYGKPCPLFAPLVEEGLMDSDIARLVAQRYLYPLVDIGIDCLILGCTHYPLLYGVIQETVGTGIQLIDSALWTAKEAQDILIALDALAPKSDEDGCEQSKFFVTDLTPGFERNAEAFLGRKLSGVEKISLDDLVACGKG from the coding sequence GTGAGTGATTCCAGACCCATCGGTATTTTTGATTCCGGCCTGGGCGGTTTAACCGTTGCAAAAGAAATCTTTCGTATTATGCCGCGGGAGAAAGTCATCTATCTTGGCGATACAGCCCGTTTTCCCTATGGTGGGCGGTCCAAAGAGACGATCGGCGCTTTTGCCGAGCAGGATGCCCATTTTTTAATCCCCTCCGATATCAAACTTCTGATAGTTGCCTGCAATACGGTGTCATCGGTAGCTCTTAAACAGGTCCAGAAAATCGATCATGAAATGCCGGTAATCGGCGTAGTCCTTCCCGGAGCAAAGGCATCGGTGATGCGCACTGCCGAAAAGAAAATCGGTATTATCGGTACTAATGCAACGGTTAATGCCAGTGCATATACTAAAGCGATTGCCGATATCGATGCATCGGTGCGGGTTTACGGCAAACCTTGTCCTCTCTTTGCGCCGCTTGTCGAAGAGGGGCTTATGGACAGCGATATCGCCCGGCTTGTTGCTCAGCGATATCTCTATCCCCTTGTCGATATCGGGATCGATTGCCTGATACTCGGATGTACTCATTATCCTCTCCTTTACGGTGTGATTCAGGAGACTGTCGGGACCGGTATCCAGTTGATTGACAGCGCCCTCTGGACTGCAAAGGAAGCACAGGATATTTTAATAGCTCTTGATGCACTTGCTCCTAAATCCGATGAAGACGGGTGTGAGCAGAGTAAGTTTTTTGTCACCGACCTTACACCGGGCTTCGAACGAAATGCCGAAGCATTTCTGGGGAGAAAGCTGTCGGGTGTTGAAAAAATTTCGCTTGATGATCTTGTGGCGTGTGGGAAAGGATGA
- the smpB gene encoding SsrA-binding protein SmpB, whose translation MKLIAKNRKAFHNYEILEKVETGIELKGSEVKSIRAGKINLADSYATCSGGEIVIHHLHISPYEQGTMFAPDPYRKRKLLLHKKQIYHLCGEVDRKHLTLVPLTIYFAKQWVKMEIGLCRGRKKFDKREKIAEQESKKRIAALMKSKKY comes from the coding sequence ATGAAACTTATTGCAAAAAACCGAAAAGCATTTCATAATTACGAGATACTGGAGAAAGTTGAAACCGGTATTGAGCTGAAGGGTTCGGAGGTAAAATCTATTCGAGCAGGGAAAATCAATCTGGCCGATAGTTATGCAACATGCTCCGGAGGTGAAATAGTAATTCATCATTTGCATATAAGTCCCTATGAGCAGGGGACTATGTTTGCACCCGATCCCTACCGGAAAAGAAAACTGCTGCTTCATAAAAAACAGATTTATCATTTATGTGGAGAAGTTGACCGGAAACATCTGACATTAGTGCCGCTGACAATTTACTTTGCCAAACAGTGGGTCAAAATGGAAATCGGGTTGTGTCGCGGAAGAAAAAAGTTCGATAAGCGGGAAAAGATTGCAGAACAGGAATCAAAAAAGAGAATTGCCGCCCTTATGAAAAGTAAAAAATATTAG
- a CDS encoding S8 family serine peptidase — translation MRSTYPILLLFLWAFSLALHGEARIVGPLNALLNSPERNGVERALQRYSVVPRPGMVKRRRAEPISVICVPAKGISARAIKPSSVEKYGGAIDAVSDSYLRVSIIPDRLELLEQHPGFRAIRLPYDLIEQGGLGTYVSESVELIHALEFHEQGVRGSGIKVAVIDGGFGTLTEKVQSGELPQETYHKDFSGEGIEGGGDHGIAVAEQVMDIAPDAELHCLKIKDIVDLENAAGYLRLNNIPVVNMSLSWQGASYFDDTGPFATLVNESYDNDGVFWVTAAGNKGNSHWRGLWEDADANDKLDFDSLSNRLRAIEPYETVSVYLNWDQYGKRFLTDLDLYVIDENDSLIAFSSTNQRFSATPLEHVQFYSTTKKEYYILVDLVEGNAEGLDITVFVNQAGLDPVIRASSIAEPACAHGSFTVTAIGRPNWHSSSPEVHKYCGEGPTTDGRLKPEISAPDGTTSESFGEFGSWGTSFAAPVAAGAAVLLLDIDGALTAAGIRQQLIDMAVDIGVDGNDPVFGAGKLYIDPSLVNAPPRIRITGDTIVSESGKLDITVTAQGAHAVTSDILISGKPDNAIFSDNSNGYGTLAWETSYADAGDYAVTFSLRYNSQITTERTVAITIDNTPVPPKITTQGRLARNASDSLKWGWDNDEIDPDLDTSTMTFQIQMFTDQELTVKVVDQDSISGYSILSTAIEGFDTLGAGDIWVRVKASDNRGYSTGFGPSTKLSVESGITPITHSLVFAHNAPEKVTIHLYDLRGVCRAEMSVSTDRITAPADIGFFLRSKRHGLPAGQYFARGSTGDVTVENYYIGLW, via the coding sequence ATGAGGTCGACATATCCGATTCTTTTGTTGTTTCTTTGGGCCTTTTCCCTTGCGTTGCATGGGGAGGCCAGGATAGTGGGCCCCCTCAATGCGTTGCTTAATTCTCCCGAAAGGAACGGGGTGGAAAGAGCGTTACAACGGTATTCGGTAGTTCCTCGTCCGGGTATGGTCAAGCGGAGAAGGGCTGAACCGATAAGTGTTATCTGCGTTCCGGCAAAGGGGATATCGGCACGGGCTATCAAGCCGTCATCCGTGGAAAAATATGGTGGGGCCATCGATGCGGTTTCCGATTCCTATCTTCGTGTATCGATAATCCCCGACCGGCTCGAGCTTTTAGAGCAACATCCCGGGTTTCGTGCCATTCGTCTTCCGTATGATCTTATCGAGCAGGGTGGTCTCGGAACCTATGTTTCGGAGAGTGTGGAGCTTATTCATGCCCTGGAATTCCACGAACAGGGGGTACGCGGGAGCGGGATCAAGGTAGCGGTCATTGACGGCGGCTTTGGAACGCTTACGGAAAAAGTTCAGAGTGGTGAATTGCCACAGGAAACCTATCATAAAGATTTTTCCGGTGAAGGCATTGAAGGGGGGGGTGATCATGGGATTGCCGTCGCTGAACAGGTTATGGATATCGCTCCCGATGCGGAATTACATTGTCTGAAAATCAAGGATATTGTGGATCTGGAAAATGCCGCCGGATATCTTCGTCTGAATAATATTCCTGTGGTAAATATGTCCCTTTCCTGGCAGGGTGCGAGCTACTTTGATGATACCGGCCCCTTTGCAACGTTGGTTAATGAATCCTATGATAACGATGGCGTTTTCTGGGTGACTGCAGCGGGAAATAAAGGTAACAGTCACTGGCGTGGTTTATGGGAAGATGCTGATGCCAATGATAAACTCGATTTCGATTCGCTCTCAAATCGTCTTCGGGCAATCGAGCCCTATGAGACGGTCTCGGTTTATCTGAATTGGGACCAGTATGGAAAACGGTTTCTCACCGATCTGGATTTGTATGTTATTGATGAAAATGACAGTCTGATCGCATTCAGCAGTACCAATCAGAGATTTTCTGCAACTCCTCTTGAACATGTTCAATTTTACAGTACAACTAAAAAAGAATATTATATCCTCGTTGATCTGGTTGAGGGGAATGCAGAGGGACTCGATATTACCGTCTTTGTTAATCAGGCCGGGCTGGATCCTGTTATACGGGCATCCAGTATTGCCGAGCCGGCCTGTGCCCATGGTTCTTTTACCGTAACGGCGATTGGGCGGCCGAATTGGCATTCATCATCGCCCGAGGTCCATAAATATTGTGGTGAAGGGCCGACAACCGATGGCCGGTTAAAGCCTGAGATCAGTGCTCCCGATGGGACCACATCCGAGTCCTTTGGAGAATTTGGTTCCTGGGGAACGTCATTTGCAGCGCCGGTAGCCGCCGGCGCCGCGGTCCTCCTCCTCGATATCGATGGAGCCCTTACCGCAGCCGGAATCCGCCAACAATTGATTGATATGGCGGTGGATATCGGCGTTGACGGTAACGATCCGGTATTTGGAGCGGGTAAACTATATATAGATCCCTCGCTGGTTAATGCGCCTCCCCGTATCAGAATTACCGGCGATACAATCGTGTCGGAATCAGGGAAACTCGATATAACTGTCACTGCGCAGGGGGCTCATGCTGTTACAAGCGATATTCTTATCTCGGGAAAACCCGACAATGCCATCTTCTCCGACAATAGTAACGGCTATGGAACACTTGCCTGGGAAACTTCGTACGCCGATGCTGGTGATTATGCTGTTACTTTTTCTCTTCGGTATAACTCGCAAATAACTACAGAGCGAACGGTTGCAATTACAATCGACAACACACCGGTTCCGCCGAAAATTACCACACAGGGCAGGCTTGCCCGAAACGCTTCTGATTCGCTGAAATGGGGGTGGGATAACGATGAAATCGATCCGGACCTGGATACTTCAACCATGACTTTTCAAATCCAGATGTTCACCGATCAGGAATTGACCGTCAAAGTGGTTGATCAGGATAGTATCAGCGGTTATTCTATTTTATCCACCGCAATTGAAGGCTTCGATACACTTGGAGCCGGTGATATCTGGGTAAGGGTGAAAGCTTCCGACAATAGGGGCTACTCCACCGGATTCGGCCCCTCAACAAAGCTGAGTGTCGAAAGTGGTATCACGCCGATTACTCACTCACTTGTTTTTGCTCATAATGCTCCCGAAAAAGTAACCATCCACCTCTACGATCTCAGAGGAGTGTGCCGCGCAGAAATGAGCGTATCGACCGATCGTATTACCGCACCTGCGGATATTGGTTTTTTTCTCCGAAGTAAGAGGCATGGGCTCCCTGCAGGGCAGTATTTTGCCAGGGGCAGCACCGGCGATGTTACGGTTGAGAATTACTATATCGGCCTGTGGTAA
- a CDS encoding DNA polymerase III subunit alpha, which yields MKEIENFVHLHNHTEYSFLDGAIKIPDLVKRAGEFNMPALAITDHGGLFGAIEFYETCQSAGIKPIIGFEAYVAPKSRFDKTSSKDEKSNFHLVLLAKDNEGYKNLMRLSSIGYIDGFYYKPRIDYEVLRQHSKGIIASSACLAGEIPRALLGGDMERAKNVAREYLSIFGENNFFIELENHNIKEEVLIQDQLITLARELGIPLIATNDAHYLGNDDALSHEILLCIQTQNTMDNPNRYKFSTDQIYFKSPQEMYELFKHVPEAMTNTMEIAERCEVKIKEKPVLPVPDVPGGHETLDAYLAALARNGLGDKYPEITPRIEERLAHELNVIESMGFAGYFLIVRDFVRAAKDMGIMVGCRGSAAGSLVAYSIGITDVDPIKYDLIFERFLNPERVSMPDADIDFSDRDRYRVIDYVVEKYGRDAVCQIINFGRMKAKMVVKDVARAMGVPVADANKLSSMITEKTLTKSIAENGELKRTIDSNAQYQELFKHAERLEGLARQAGMHAGGVIIAPGEVVNWAPLFKQASSDIIMTQFDMGDVEKAGLVKMDFLGLRTLTVLQETLRLIKKYRNEDIDLWGLADRDPETMELFGRGETVGIFQFESQGMQDNLRKLKPEDTEDLIAMNALYRPGPMDNIPTYIHRKHGKEKIEYLHPLLEDILKVTYGVIIYQEQVMRIAQVLGGFSLGQADLLRRAMGKKKIDKMEEMRPKFIEGAKERDVSEKTAKAVWDLMAKFAEYGFNKAHATVYAHVAYQSGYLKTHYPLEYMTANLTSWLGNQDQFLVMKNEAQRMGIKILPPDINYSEIECSVEGPNIRLGLGAIKNVGRAGNAMIECREKNGKFASLFDLCRIVDLRQVNKKALECLTYAGALDSLKGTRAQLHEAIDKAIEYGSSFQKDKLSGQTSLFDTGGTSTEQVSIPEPELPEIPPWPYTELLAREKDVLNYYISGHPLDRFQDEIRGFTTITLSDDSVASLKDGQTVTVGGLITIVKTHVQKNGRQMAFVTLEDFNGSAELLIFSDTLEKFGNLISQGSMILTRGQVTARDNKPKIKAENIIALSETREKLTRSVHVKIRTQGLEPDFLSTIEQQCKNASGPCSFIIHLLTQEENEYRIKSRKVTLNPANDTIDNLRKLVGKENVWLSKTAA from the coding sequence ATGAAAGAGATTGAAAATTTCGTTCACCTCCATAACCATACCGAGTACAGCTTTCTTGACGGCGCTATTAAAATCCCCGATCTGGTGAAACGTGCCGGTGAATTCAATATGCCCGCCCTTGCGATCACCGATCATGGAGGTCTTTTCGGTGCTATTGAGTTTTATGAGACCTGCCAGAGTGCGGGAATCAAGCCGATTATCGGATTTGAAGCGTACGTGGCTCCAAAATCCCGTTTCGACAAAACATCTTCAAAGGATGAAAAAAGCAATTTTCACCTGGTACTTTTAGCAAAAGATAATGAAGGCTATAAAAACCTCATGCGCCTCAGTTCGATCGGATATATTGATGGATTTTATTATAAACCCCGGATCGATTATGAAGTGCTCCGCCAACATTCAAAAGGTATAATCGCCTCATCTGCCTGTCTTGCCGGTGAAATCCCCCGGGCTCTCCTGGGCGGTGATATGGAACGGGCAAAGAACGTGGCGAGAGAATACCTTTCCATCTTCGGGGAAAACAATTTCTTTATCGAACTCGAGAATCATAATATCAAAGAAGAGGTCCTGATTCAGGATCAGCTTATCACTCTGGCCAGAGAACTCGGTATTCCTCTGATTGCGACCAACGATGCCCATTATCTTGGCAATGATGATGCTCTGTCCCACGAAATCCTGCTCTGTATTCAGACCCAGAATACCATGGATAATCCCAACCGGTATAAATTTTCCACCGATCAAATCTATTTCAAATCCCCCCAGGAAATGTACGAACTTTTCAAGCATGTCCCCGAGGCTATGACCAATACCATGGAAATAGCCGAACGGTGCGAGGTCAAAATCAAGGAAAAACCGGTCCTTCCGGTGCCCGACGTTCCGGGGGGGCATGAAACCCTGGACGCCTATCTCGCAGCACTGGCCCGGAATGGCCTTGGCGATAAATATCCCGAGATTACTCCCCGGATCGAAGAACGGCTTGCTCACGAACTCAATGTAATCGAAAGCATGGGATTTGCCGGCTACTTTCTCATTGTGCGCGATTTTGTGCGGGCTGCTAAAGACATGGGGATCATGGTTGGATGCCGTGGCAGTGCTGCAGGAAGTCTTGTTGCTTACTCAATTGGCATAACTGACGTAGATCCAATAAAATACGACCTTATCTTCGAGCGATTTCTCAACCCCGAGCGCGTGTCCATGCCCGATGCCGATATCGACTTTTCCGATCGTGACCGGTATCGCGTAATCGATTATGTGGTCGAGAAATACGGCCGTGATGCTGTCTGTCAGATCATTAATTTCGGTCGGATGAAAGCCAAAATGGTGGTGAAAGATGTTGCCCGGGCCATGGGCGTACCGGTTGCCGATGCCAACAAGCTTTCCAGCATGATCACTGAAAAGACCCTGACAAAGTCCATTGCCGAAAACGGAGAACTGAAACGGACTATCGACAGCAATGCGCAGTATCAGGAGCTGTTCAAACATGCGGAGCGTCTTGAAGGACTGGCTCGTCAGGCAGGAATGCATGCCGGTGGTGTGATTATCGCTCCCGGGGAAGTCGTTAACTGGGCACCTCTGTTCAAGCAGGCGAGTTCCGACATTATCATGACCCAATTCGATATGGGGGATGTAGAAAAAGCCGGGCTGGTAAAGATGGACTTTCTGGGACTTCGTACCCTGACCGTACTTCAGGAAACGCTTCGTCTGATAAAGAAATACCGAAATGAGGATATCGATCTCTGGGGCCTTGCCGATCGGGATCCCGAAACCATGGAGCTTTTCGGACGGGGTGAAACAGTGGGGATATTCCAGTTTGAATCCCAGGGAATGCAGGACAACCTTCGAAAACTCAAACCCGAGGACACCGAAGATCTCATCGCTATGAACGCGCTCTACCGGCCGGGACCGATGGACAATATTCCGACCTATATCCACCGGAAACATGGTAAAGAAAAGATCGAGTACCTCCACCCACTCCTCGAAGATATCCTGAAAGTCACCTACGGAGTTATTATCTACCAGGAGCAGGTTATGCGTATCGCCCAGGTACTGGGCGGTTTTTCACTGGGACAAGCCGACCTTCTCCGGCGGGCGATGGGTAAAAAGAAGATCGATAAAATGGAAGAAATGCGTCCTAAATTTATTGAAGGTGCCAAGGAACGGGACGTTAGCGAAAAAACTGCCAAAGCGGTCTGGGACCTCATGGCAAAATTCGCCGAATACGGATTTAACAAGGCCCACGCCACAGTCTATGCCCATGTCGCTTACCAGTCGGGATATCTCAAAACCCACTACCCACTCGAATACATGACCGCCAACCTTACCTCATGGCTGGGGAACCAGGACCAGTTTCTGGTCATGAAAAACGAAGCTCAGCGGATGGGAATAAAAATCCTTCCTCCGGACATCAATTACAGCGAAATCGAGTGCAGTGTTGAAGGCCCCAATATCCGGCTGGGTCTCGGCGCGATCAAGAATGTGGGGAGAGCCGGGAATGCAATGATCGAATGCCGCGAAAAAAACGGAAAATTCGCATCCCTATTCGACCTCTGCCGAATCGTCGACCTTCGTCAGGTCAACAAAAAGGCTCTGGAGTGTCTCACCTATGCCGGTGCACTCGATTCGCTCAAAGGTACCCGCGCGCAACTTCATGAAGCGATCGACAAGGCAATCGAATACGGCTCATCGTTCCAAAAAGATAAGCTCTCAGGCCAGACCAGCCTGTTCGATACCGGCGGTACCTCGACCGAACAGGTCTCGATCCCCGAACCCGAACTTCCGGAAATCCCCCCGTGGCCCTATACCGAACTTCTGGCACGGGAAAAGGATGTGCTCAACTACTATATCAGCGGCCATCCACTCGACCGGTTTCAGGATGAAATCCGGGGATTTACAACCATTACTCTCAGCGATGACTCGGTGGCATCGCTCAAGGATGGCCAGACCGTGACAGTCGGCGGCTTGATTACCATTGTCAAAACCCATGTGCAGAAAAACGGTCGCCAGATGGCCTTTGTTACCCTCGAAGACTTTAACGGCTCCGCTGAGCTGCTCATTTTCAGCGATACCCTCGAAAAATTCGGCAATCTCATTTCCCAGGGATCCATGATTCTCACCCGGGGCCAGGTTACCGCCAGGGATAACAAGCCAAAAATCAAAGCGGAGAATATTATCGCTCTCTCTGAAACCCGGGAAAAACTCACCCGAAGCGTGCATGTCAAAATCCGGACCCAAGGACTTGAACCCGATTTTCTGAGTACGATCGAACAGCAGTGCAAAAATGCAAGCGGCCCCTGCTCCTTTATTATTCATCTCCTTACCCAGGAAGAAAACGAGTATCGTATCAAATCCAG